The Collibacillus ludicampi region ATTGTGCGGCGTCGGATCACGTGGATCATGTTTTTGATTTTCGGGCTTGGAGTCGGAGGGGACTCGACGGTCTATGCGGCGGACCCGCTGCTGACCTCTCCCGATTTTCAGGAACCGTCCTATCCGATATCCAACTATACATGGGACGCGGATGGCCTCTTCGGAAGGTTTGATCCCATATACGGGATGGCCAATTTGATTTTTCTAATCGGGGTCTTTTTGACCCGGCTCTCGATGTGGGCTTTGAATCTGGGGTATGCCCCGTCGGAATGGCTGGCCCCGTTTCAAGCGATCTCAGATGCAATCCAGAAGAGTCACTTTTTGGACCACTTATGGCCCTTATTCGCCGTCGTGGCCGGGGGTGTTTTGCTGAAGGATCTGGCTCAGCACAACATCCAGAGAATGATGCGGCGGGGTGTGATGTTTCTGATCGTTATGGTGTCCCTTCTCTTGTTCAAAAGTTTAGGGACCGTTCAGTACATCAAGATGGTCACGAGCGCCATCGACGCCTTGAGTTATGCGACGAGCGGCTGGGTGCTGACCTTTGATCAGCCGGTGGACCCGAACAAGCCCCAGTTGACACAGGCATCGAACAACATCGACAAGGAAATCTGGAACCGTCTCGTGGATTATCCGTGGCAATTAGGGGAAATCGGAACACCTGGAAAAGTGCTAGGGAAAAAGGACGCAGAATCGGTTCAGGGGATTGTCGGAGGGGACATGAGTGTCAGCGTAAGCACCCCGTGGCGGGATGTTCTCCTGCACTATGGAGTGGGCTCCGACAAGCGAAAAGATTTGGCAGCGATTTTGAACAGTGATGACCATTCAGATTCAAAAGTGGCCTTTGCTTCGCCCTATCGATTGACCCTGGCCTTGTTTGCGTTGATCGCTCAACTGTGTGCGGTTGTTTACATGTTTACGTTGGGTGTCATGATGAACATGGCCTATCTCTTGTACCTGGCCGCGATGTTGGCGGGTATTGTCATTTTGCCTTTATCGATTTTTCCGTGGGACTACAGCCATAGCCTGTTACGCTGGTGGGTAAAGGGACTGACCGGTTCCATCGTGGTTCGTCTGGGGTTAAGTCTTTTCGTCGGATTGACATTTTTAGTGGTCAAAATTTTCACGCCGAATATGAATGCCAAAGATGGCAGTGCGATCGGCAGTATGATCTTGTACGCAGTCCTTTTCGTTTTCGCTTTATGGGTTTTGTCCCGCCTGTGGAAACGAATGCAACCGATACAGAGGCTGACAAGGGGTGCATCGGCTCCGTTCCCAGCTTTTGCGGGAAGCGGTGGCGGTACCGGTGACCATTCCAACAGCCACACGCCTCCCTCGTCTCCTTCTGATGACGGAGATTCTTCTTCGCGCAGAATTGACCCGGATCGGCAGGGAGATGATCATCCGTCGCTTCGAGAGATTTGGGGGAAAAGGAAGCCAGGTATGGGTCAGGCCCTACGCAAAGCCGGATGGAAAGCCTTGCGCGGGGATATCCCAGGTGCGGCCGCTTCCTTGACAACTGATGTGGCAAAAGAGATTGCGAAAGGAAGTGGAGAAACGCTCAAAGTGGCCGGAAAGGGATACTACGACATTTGGAAGAACACTCGGGGAGTCAGTGGGGAGTCCCTGAAAATCGCCAAAGATATGCTTTTGAAAGGCCGTCATTGGAAGAACAAAGAGGCGGGCACTTTCCATCAGGCGGATGCAGCAACCGGCCAAGAAGGCCAAGAAAAAGAGGAACGGAGGAATCTCCGCCGTCCGATCGATCCGGATCGTTTGAACTGGGAAGGGCGAACGCCAGAAAGTCAGGATCCGGCCTACTGGGAATCACTGATTAGGGAGGATCCCCGGCGTTCATTGTCGCAGGATGTCCCGCGCCCGCATAATGCAGACGATGGGTTGAATTTGAACCATACAGAGCCTCTGATGGCTTCACAAGACCCGAATCAAGGGACTGATCAAGGCCAAAATGTGAGAGAGGCAGAGCAAACGGATCAGGAACCCACTCTGTCAGCAGAAATGGATCAAGCGGAATCCGGCCGAGAAACTCCATCTGTTGGACAAGAAAGGCATCTATTCCGTTTGGGAGACACGCAGAAGGGAACCGAGGATCAAGCCCGTGCGGTGAACCCCGATGCCGACCAATCAGGGGCTGTGGAACTGAGCCGACCGATGGGGGCAGAGGAAAATATTCTCAAGCAATACGAGCCATCTCAACAATTAGGGCAGAATGAACCTTCTGAAACGGATGACCGTCAACTTGGTGCTGCCGAACCGGTCCGTCAAAAGCGGTGGGAGGTCCCTAAGCCCGAAGCGGAACCGGTGGAATCTAATGCCCAACGGATCAATGCAGATCGTCAAATGGTGCAGGCCGAAGCCCATAAAGGGAACCGTTCAATCGCTGCTGAACAATTGAAAAGAGCAGACGAGTCACAAGATGACATTCTGCGTAAGGAATCAGCGGGAGCAGAAACAACGGACTTGACGGAAAAACCTACTGAGGAAAGACAACAAGCAAGTTCAGGAGAATACAAAGAACGAGTTTTGATTGATCATGAAGTTCCTTTACTGGGGGACTCTACACCACCGGGTACAACTCCGGAACAGAGAATGGCCGCTGAAGATTCGGGTGCGAGGATGACACGTCTTCAAAGGGAAGAACCGAGAACGGTCCCAACATTATGGCGCGATAAAACAGATTCTTCGGAGTCGGATCGGTCTGTATCCTTCCCATCCAGAAAGGCACCGGCGTTGCGAAGCACGGGGAAACAACGAAACGAAACTGCGGAAGTACCGAATCATTTACGGTTAAATCCAGATGATACGGGCATTTAGGCAACCTCTTCTCCAGAGGGTTGCCTTTTTTATTTGCACTGATATATACTACAGGCAAATGAGGTGATTGCCGATGGATAAATTGAAAAATGAGAAAGCAGAATTACAGGTGAGTGGGGAGTACCTGCGGAATCTGCGACTGAAAAAGGGATTAACTCTGGAACAGGTTGCCGAGGTCGCAGGGTGTTCCGTTGGATATTTGAGTCATATCGAACGAGGATCCAGGCGCAACCCAAGTTATAGGGTCATCTTGGGCTTGGCCAAGATGTATGGAGTTTCCGTCGAGGAATTGATAGGAAAAGCGGAACCACCTATAAATACTGTGGATCTGATTGAGCAGCTGTACAAGGCGGATTTCGTTCTGTACGAAGGCCGCGAGATCGACGTCCGTGACGAGTTTGTGGCAGAACGAATTGAGACGGGTATCCGGATGGGGATCTTGTGGGCGCTGGATTTGATTGAGCAACGGAAAAAGGAAGAGGGGTAAAGGAGAAGGTGAGCGGCACTGGAGGAGGGGACACTTAATCCCATACTCTTTTTCTCCTCCACCCCACACATAGCAGAAAGGAGGCGGTGATAACAATATATTGACGAAGGAATATTCATAAATTATACTATAGTAAATTAAATCTTGAATCAGTATGTCTATCTTGGCTATGTCGAAATCAGGCGTTGGTTGGGTACATCACGGGCACTTTGGGAATCGGATACACCGGAAATACGCTTTCCAAGTCCGAAAAAAAGCTGAAATCTGCATATTTGGAAAAATTGAATAGAGAAGGATAAAATAGTTTCCTTCTATTTTGGCTTCTGATCGATTTTTTTAGAGGGGGAAGGGTATTATACCTGCCCCTGATCGGTAGTTTTCGGATAGGGGGTATTTTTGAATGTACATTTGGTGCCTTCATTGTGAGTGTGTATATCCATCTAAGGATTGGCGAAAAAAAGGGCAGCAATATGGCTTTTGTCCGAACTGTGGCGCGTCTGAATTTACGGATGGATGGAATTGGTCTAAGCTGGTGAAGTACAACGGGTATCCGAAGATTCCTGAAGTAGGGAAACATTATCCGTTATACCCGGAGAGCGGGGAAAAATTTTGATTTCACATCGAGGTACAACTTTGGGAGATGTCTTTCTACAAGCGTATCTCTTTAAGAGGAGCGGGAGAATTCGCTTTTTTCTCTCGCTTCTGTGAAATAGGGGAGAAGCCTCCCAATAAAAGTCATGTGAGGTGAAATTCTATGTTGAAGAGAAAACTTATTGCCGTTATGTCTTCGGCGGCCCTCTTGTCTACTCTGGTCGGAAATGCTATGGCTGCCACGTCTTTTACCGATGTGTCGGCGGACAGCCCGTATGCTTCTTACATCCAAGATCTGAGTAGCAAGGGAATCGTCAGCGGTGTGGGCAATGGTCAATTTGCGCCAACGAAGACTTTGACCCGTGCCGAGATGGCCACGTTTCTTGTTCGGGCCTTCGGGATTCCGCAGAATACTAGCTCTAGTGTGGCCTTTACCGACATCCGCGGTCACTGGGCGGAGTCTTACATCAAGTCTGCCTACGCCGCTGGAATGATTGCTGGCAAGTCCGCGACCACCTTTGCGCCGGACGCGCCGGTCACGCGGGAAGAGGCCGCGCAGATGGTTTGGAACTATCTGTCCAAGAATGGGGTACAGCCGAGCAGCGGAGTATACAATCTGCCCAACATTGGGAAATTGGACTCTTGGGCACAATCGGCGGTCGGGAATTTGATGACGCATCAGCTGGTCGGCCCTAGCAATTTTAGTGACTGGACTGCATCCATGAACCGTCAGGAAGCGGCAGCAGTGATAGATTTGGCGATGCAGGCTTTGGAGCAAGCGAATACGCAACAGCCACAACCACAGCCGCAACCTTTGCCTCCTGTGCAAACGGGTGGTTCGATCCAGTATCCCTTTGATGCGACTCAAATTGTCATCAACCCGACAACGAACAGCAATAACTTAATTGACAACGGTGATGGGACATTTTCGCTTGGGAACATTAAGATGACTAACTCGTTTATCAACGGGTATTCCAAAGAGGAATTTACAAGCCATTTGCAGCTGTTCTCTCAGGTGAAATTCAAATTTGATGGAAACAAGGTAACAGTCACTGTCCCGGACAGCGGTTCATCTAGTGTGTACTGGGTAATTGGGGGACCGGACGGCGGTTGGAATGGAGAAGGGCCAAAGACCATGACCGAATCCGATCGAGTGGGAGTAAGACTTTTTAATCATGATAATGCGCATACCTATGCCGGGGCTGCCTTACTCTATCAAAACGGCCAATGGGTTGTTAAATATCCGAACCTGTAATTTTGGAGGTGACAATGTAGTGAAACGAGAAACATTAGCTACACTTTTATCGAGTGTCTTAATAGTACCTGCCACTTTGTTTTCGGCAGGTTCTTCTTTTTCCGCCACATATGGGCAAGGGGTGACGAATCCTCAACCTCTCGGTCAAACGGATTCCCAACCTGGCTATGTAGCCTACAGATTACAAAACGGTCAACCGATCCCAGTGGGAAAACCGGTAGATATAAGTCTATCAGATGGGATAAAGGGAAATGATATTCCACTTTACTGGTCGCATAATGGAATTGACGATCAAGTCCATTGGATCGTAACGAATGCCCTCATCAACGGAAATCCCGTAGGCAAAATTCTGCAATATGACTTGTCTACAACGAATGTCAACAACGGATACCTGTTGATCTCGAAACAGGATTATCCCGATTGGGTTCAAGCGGTAGGCGGCGTACAAAAATACGTCGATACAGAACTGGCGAAAAAACCAAATGGCGATCAAAGCATACTCGCTGATGATTTCAATCAATGGACAGTCGTACCGTTGTCCGACGTTTTAAACCTTTCCGGCGCAACGATCGATCAAGGATATCTCACGTCTACAGGCGGGGTCAACATGACGGATCAGGAGGGCGTGGCAGAGGGGAATTTTAACATCCATCCCTCTTCGCCGCCCACGTCATCGGTCACAACCGACCAAACCGCTTACGCTCCGGGTGACACGGTGAACATCAACCTGACGAACACGACTTTTGCGCCGTGGACATCGCACCATCTCGAAGCGCTTGAAGTCACGGGTCCGAACGGGTTCGACAAGTTCTTGCCGATCAACGACAACGGCAATACCGTACAGGCCGCAACAGGAACGAACTTTCCATTCACGCCTAGTGATACAGCGGTCACTTCGCTTGCTTCAAATGCTCAGGTACAACCCGGATCGTCCGTCACAACTAATGAATCCGCAACATTGGACACGACAGGGCTTCCAGCGGGGACATATACGGTCAAATATACGATGTACGACGAAATTGCACGTCCATCGTCAAGCGGAATCAACGGAACGGTGATTTCGACGTTTACCATCGATCCCACCGTTAAACCCAAAACTCCGGGAGGCACCTCAACTGGCGGAGGCGGAGGTGGAAGCACCGGTGGCGGTGGCACTGGTGGTTCAGGAGGTTCCGGAGGCGGAACAGGTGGCTCTGGTGGAGGTACTGGTTCTGGTGGTGGAGGAACAATCATTCAAAATCCGGGGACTAGTGACGGAGACATATCTGTAAAGTTTGCTAACTACCTTTGGAATCACTGGCCGAAAAACGGTGAGACAGGACATGTAGATATGGTCCTAACAAACACAAATGATTACGACGGTGCAGGTATCGAATATGATCTCAAGGCATGGAGCGACGACAATTCGTTGTTTCAGCCGATTGACATTGAGAAAGCGGTAGTCAATGTACCAGCTGGCCAATCCGTTACGATTCCGCTGACATACAAAGTTCAACGTGAATTCAAGGATTATAAATGGCAAGGCTACCATATCCATTACACGGTGACCATACGGCCACATGTGATACCGGGTTCTCCGGATGATCCGCCTCCGCCTCCGTTAAATGATAGTGATCTGACGAATGATACAGCTAAACTGGATCAGTACATTATTGGCCCGCCTCGATTGGTGAAATAAACCAACGGTCCCGCCTTATGCGGGACCATTCCTGAATCTTTTGAAATCGAGGGGATAAAACCATGGGGATACTCTTTTTCTATATAGAATTATTGGTTTGGGCCATGCTCATAGCTTTCCAGGTGGATGTGACCCATGCGATCAAGGTCAAGAGTATGATTCAGGGGGCGGCTGACGCAGCCACTCTGGCCGGTTCTCTACAGAATCATCAGGAAGTGAACCAGTATGATGAGGCAGGAGCACCTATTGGGTTCGGATTCAAGCTCAATGACGATTTTTCGCCAGAAAATGCAGCAGAGGCAGCATGGCAAAAAAATATTTCCAACTTTAAAGAAGGGGCTGGGTTCAACACGGTTCCGCAATTTCAACGGACTTTGGATGACAAGGGGATTACGTGTACAGTCAACCAGACCGTGCAGATGACGGTTTCTCAAACGGTCATGAACCGATTTTTCGGTGAAGGGGCAGCTCCACAGGTTCAGGTACGGGTACCGGTAACGGCTGTGTCAAAAGTATATCCGTGATTATCTAGCATTGGCTCCGGGATACTCCCGGCCTTTTTCTTTTTGAGGGGGTGTCGTCAACGGGTTTTCTTCTGTCAGCCGCTCTAGTTGTCTTGATTCACGAACTCGGCCATGCGGCGGCCCAACGAATGTGCGGAGTTCCCGTTCATCGGATCGTGTGGGGCCGGGGGCCGCAGTTGTTTCGCCTTTGTGCACTGGAAGTCCGGCTGCTCCCGCTTTCCGGGTACGTGTTGCCGGTCGGGGTGCTCCATGCCCGACGTCGATGGCAGGGCGTTCTGATCGCCTTGTCCGGAGTTCTCGCCCCCTGGCTCGTGGTGGGAGTCATGATTCTTATTCATGCGACCAGTTACGGATGGCTGAGGGAATTTTTCTGGGGATGGATGATTTGGTCGGTCGTGGGATTAGGTCAGTTGCTTCCCATGAGACAGAGAGATGGATGGTGGGCGCTGGTCGCTCTGGGCGTTCTTCCGGCCCCACATATGGATAGAGAGGGGGATTCATAGTTTTGGCTCAAGTCATTCCATTTCATCGCAAAACGATGAGTTTAACGGTTAGCTTCACTGACGTGGATCATTTTGCGGAGATTTGTTGCATCATCGCACGATGGATTGCAGAGAAGGGGTATGTGGATCGGGTAGAGCGGTTGAATCATGACACGGTTCGAGTGCATTTAAAGTTGGCTTGAGGGTTCTCTTGAGGATTCTCCCTGGCCTCGAGTTAAGTAAGGGAGAGATTTTTCTCTCAGCCCCTATATGAGTTGGGAGCGGTACACAGGGATGCACAAGTTGGTCACCCCTTTATAGGGTAGTTGGTCGCTGCAGAAGTGATCGGTAAGTGGCCGACTCGATTCTGCCACTTTTTTCTCCCGGCCCTTGAAAGGGGTGAGAGCAAGGGAATCCGCTGCGACCCGCGCCCCTAGGTGAATGGGTTCTTGAATTAAAAAAAGGAGGCAAATCGTCATGGAAACCATCAAGATTCTTGAAAAGCAGATTCAGATGTTGGAAGAGAGCATCAAAGCATCCGCGGATTTGAACGCTTCGGCTCAATTGCACGAGCAACTATTCCGTTGCATTCAACTGCACGCCCGGTTGAGTGAGGAAAGGCGGCCCGTTGCCAAAGAGGTGAGGTAAACCTGAAAGATCCCTCTTAGCCGGGCCTGGGATTTCGGTGCAAATTTTACTCGCCATTAAAGAAGTCGAATTGTCCTGTTTTTAGATCTTCGGCTAAGGCAATCGGTAAAAGCCTTACGCGTTGGTTGGATTGCGCTTTTTTTCAAGAATCGTAGGTCCGGCTAACCACGTGGACTCGCGGGACAGAAGCAGTTTCATCAACACGACGAGATCCCAACATCTAAGGATTATAGTGTCATCAACGAAAGGACTTTTTTCGCAGTGTTCCGGAGCGCTGACGGAAAAATAATGCCGGCAACATAAAGGGCGGACAGGATAGATTTCGCACGTGTTATCAGATCCTAGAAATGGGCAAGGGATATGCGCATGGAAATATCCTTCTTTAAATTCGTCTGTTTGGATATCGACGAGAAACAGTTCAGTCCTGTTGAAAGAGGCATTCCATTTTTCCAATCGGATTGGAAGGAGCGGGTCGAACCGTATGTTGTTCAATCGCAACCAATTCAGGATTATCCGCGTTTCGGTTTCGGAAACGTAAATGGCTTGGTAGCAACAATGCGCACATCCTTTTGTGCATGTGCGGAGCATATTGTAGGTCTTCTCCAGTCCCAAAATACGGTTTACGGCATAATTGGTGAGCTTTGAACTTCTTCCTTGTCAGCTTCACCTTGGTCAGACAGGTCGTGAATGGATATGTTCGGAGGTCGGTTTAGCCATTGCCTGGCAGATTCGCACGTACGAGCAATAAATTGCTGCGGAGTTTTGCTCATGGAAGCACTTCTTTCCGAGGGGGTATTGATGATGACCATAGAAGCTGCGAGAAGGTACTTGGACGAAAACGAAGACAAGTTGCCGCTCATGGACGCCATTTATTACAGAATAGCGCTATTGGTGTCGGTCAACTATTATGAACTGGCCGCAAAACAGTATTGGAAATATCTAAGAGAAACCCAGGGAACTGAGTTCTTTGACATTCTGTACTCCCTAGAGGACAACGCGGATAGGCCTTAGATAAGTGATAACAACATCACAATTTGATCTTACCAAATTTTGTGCAGCGGAATCAATAGATAGTTTAGAAGGTGAAAAAAGTTGCTAGGGCTGACAATTCGTCAATGTAGGCAAGCGAAAAACCTTTCCCAACGCGACTTGGCGCAGAGGTGCGGGGTGAAGAGGGAAACGATTAACCGCATTGAGACTTCCCGGCACATTCCCAATGTAAAGCTGTTGAACACCATTGCCGCCGCGCTGGGAATGAGGGGATCGGAGTTGCTGCGGATGGCCGAAGACATGGAACCGGAATCATCAGGTTGCCTCTCGGAGGCGGGGAGGCGGAAGAGTTCTCCCGGACCCCGTACAGAGTAGGATTCGCGTAGGGATGCTCTTCCTTGGAACATCACTGTTTTTTCTCCCGCTCCCACAAAAGATCAAAGGAGGAATGGAAGTTTGAAAGTTGCATTGTGTCCGGGCGGCAGGACAGATGTTGCCCAATGGCTTGCTGACGAGGCAAAGGACGCTGGCTATGAAATCGTGATCTGGCCTCAAGACCACGGGGACCTGACCACAGTACAGGCACTCTTTTGTTTTGCAGAACAAAACGAAGGGCGAGCGGCTTCCCTTCGTACTCTGGCTCAGGAGGCTCTAGTGAGGGGCCTTCCTGTCATCTGGGCAGTGGAAGGAGAACCCTTGCCGGGAGCTTTCCGCTCTTATTCGGATTTCTCGAAACTTCCGGACGCCACACCATTCTTGGATGCGGTCCTTGATCTCCCGAAGCCGGTGACGGAGGAGGAGCAAACTCCGAAACGGAGACTGTCCATCCCGAGCCCTGCAAAGCTGATTCAGAGGGTGGTTCCACAGGAGAATGTATCGGAGACTCCTCCTAGGGAAGAAGAAACCTTGCCTTCTGTATTCAATCATGTAATCGCGGTCGGAGGCCCACGGGGAGCCGGATCCAGTTTTTTGGCCTGGAATCTTGCGGTCGCCTTGGATGCCGTACTCATGGAAGGTCGAGTAACGGACAGCCTGGCGAAGTGGCTTGAGGTGGAGAAAGAGGGTACGAGGGAGGCGTATCTGAGGGGGGAATTACAGACCAAGGCCGCGGTCACCGCGAGCCAACCCTTGAGCCTCCATGAACTCCAACTCCTGGCTCGCGTTCAAGAACGGGTGGTCGTCGATGTCGGGGATGCTCTGGATTCTGAAGTCTGGCTCCGGGCCGGTAAGCAGGTCTTCGTGATGACTCCCGATCCCAAGTGCAAAGGGGGTGACATCCCGGAACGGGCGATTCGGGTGATGAACCGGTACCCGGAAGCGTTTCCTATTCGACCGGAAAAACTCGTGCAGGCGAGAATTGACCTGATCGTGTCGGATTTGGGACGGGAAGCCTTTCTTTCTCTCTGCAGCCAGATGCCATGGGTTGAGAAACCTCCCGATGTCAAGGAACAGTGGGTGAGACTGTTTGTACAGGAAAAACCGCAAGAGAAACCGGAACAAAGAGAGGAGGCGGTGTCCGTATGGTCATCGTGGTCATAGATGAGCTCATCCAACGATCTTCTCAAACAGCATTTTCTCTCCAAAGCCTCGGGAAAATCTACGAAGCTCGCACGCCCCAGGAAGTCCAGGCGATTCTCAGCCGTGAAAAGGCGATCGACGCTTTCGTGGTCGCAGGGGAACTGGGACCAGGAGTGGTGAGAAAACTTCGCCTGGAGTTCTCGGCTCCAGTGTATGTGTATGGGGATCTTTCGCCGGGAGCCGTGGCGGAAATGTACAATGCAGGGGCCGAGGATCTGTTTCCGTATCCCCTGGAACCGAGGTGGATCAGGGACCAACTGAGTAGATTTGAGACTTCTTTAAAAGGCTTCCGTAGGGAAACAAAGGGAGATCTCCAAAACATTCGGCCATTCGGCATCTCGGAGTCGGAATCCGATCGTGATTATGCGGATGTGACCTTGAAAGATGAAGGTCCTAAACGCACGTTCAATCGATTTATCATCACCAGCTCAGTCAAGGGAGGAGAAGGGAAAACCACGTTTCTTGTACAGCTCGGTATGATCTTAGCCCGGAAAGGGCAGAGACTGGCGATTCTTGATGCCGACATCAACGGCAATGTGGCCCAATGGATCGGGGCTGACACGGTGGATGATATCAGCGAGTTTGGTACGCGAAAGTCGTTTTCTGAACGGGATCTGGAGGCCATGCTGGTTACTCATCGGCCTACTGGGTTGAAGGTGCTGCCAAGTCCCTTGGGGACGTTGGAGCCTTTGCGCTGGGAGGTTGTGCGGGCGGCGGTGGAAGCGTATCGTCCCCTGTTTCCGTGCTTAATGGTAGATCTGGCGGAAGGCTTTTCTCCGACACTTGAACATTTAGCCAAAGAATATGCCACCGATGTGGTGCTCATGGTCAGCCCGGATGCCTCCCGGCTGCAACGGAGCCAGCGGATGTTGGAAACCATGATTCGCCGAGGATTCCCTGAAAACAAGATCCAGATCATTGTGAACCGGGTAAAGAAAGAGGCCGATTTCAGGGTTGTGGAAGCGGCTCTTTCGGAGGTATCGGAAGACGTTTCGATTTTTCCTCTCCCTTACCACCCGGATTTGGACGCGCCAAACAGCACGGGCAGGCCCCCCATCATCCTATCGGATCCAAAGAGTGCCTATGCCAAAGCGTTCCGCAGGATTTTGGAAGAAGGATTTCATGTGAAGGCAGGGCTCCATTCGGAGAGCGGTGCTAAGAAACGGGAGGTGAGGAATCTCTCTTCTCCGTCGGGACTTTCGTGGAAAAAGTTACTTCGAGTTGTGGGAATAGGAGGATGAGTGATGAGAACCGATCGTTCATTAGCTAAAGGTGCGATGTGGTTGGGGCTTTTGGTCGGGATTGGCCTTGTTATCGGATGGATCGCGCAAACGACCATCCAGAAAGCCACACATATGGTTCCGGTATGGGTAGCCGCCAACAAAATACGTGTAGACCAGAAAATCCAGCCGAGCGATCTACGTAAGGAACTGCGTCCCGAAGGAGGGGTTCCAGGAGATGCCATCAAGGATCCGCAGGAGGTTGTCGGCAAATACACGGCTACAACCATCCTGCCGGGGCAGGTCATTGAAAAACAGGCTGTGGCCGATGCCACGACCATGCGTGAAATGGTTCGTCAATACGGACTCAATTATGTGGGAATGGCCTTGCAACTGGATTCGCAGGACATGCCTATCGACCAGATCCATCCGGGCGACATGGTGGCATTTTTGGGGACCTTTAATGAAGGAGCGAAGGTTGTAACGACCAATCTCGTGGCCTCTCACGTGCCGGTCATCTCTGTTTCCGAGGCAGAAAAGAAAATCATCGTGGCTGTGCCGTTAGAGAAATCGAAGGAACTAGCCAGGGACAAGGCGGCCGGAAAGATCAGCGTAGTACTGGATCCCCAGGCGTTCCAACAGGAGTCATATGAGGGGCAATCCTCAGGACAGATGCCTACTCCGAAAACCACTGACCAGGTTTCGAGTCAAGCTCCAGGGCAAACGTCTAGTCAGGCTCCTACGGGACAAACCAACTAATGATCTAAAATCCAAAAAATCTACGAATACACAATGACAGCTTCCTTCATGGTCCGGGAAGAGTTTCGTTCTTCCGGACCTGCTTATTTATGAGGAGGGATTTGTATATGTTCAAAAACAGCGATCCATTATCGCTGGAACAAAAGTGGGAAGAGCATTATAAGGATTGGGAAATGCTCAAGCAAAAGGACGACAAAGGGCAATGGGC contains the following coding sequences:
- a CDS encoding DUF4229 domain-containing protein; amino-acid sequence: MRRRITWIMFLIFGLGVGGDSTVYAADPLLTSPDFQEPSYPISNYTWDADGLFGRFDPIYGMANLIFLIGVFLTRLSMWALNLGYAPSEWLAPFQAISDAIQKSHFLDHLWPLFAVVAGGVLLKDLAQHNIQRMMRRGVMFLIVMVSLLLFKSLGTVQYIKMVTSAIDALSYATSGWVLTFDQPVDPNKPQLTQASNNIDKEIWNRLVDYPWQLGEIGTPGKVLGKKDAESVQGIVGGDMSVSVSTPWRDVLLHYGVGSDKRKDLAAILNSDDHSDSKVAFASPYRLTLALFALIAQLCAVVYMFTLGVMMNMAYLLYLAAMLAGIVILPLSIFPWDYSHSLLRWWVKGLTGSIVVRLGLSLFVGLTFLVVKIFTPNMNAKDGSAIGSMILYAVLFVFALWVLSRLWKRMQPIQRLTRGASAPFPAFAGSGGGTGDHSNSHTPPSSPSDDGDSSSRRIDPDRQGDDHPSLREIWGKRKPGMGQALRKAGWKALRGDIPGAAASLTTDVAKEIAKGSGETLKVAGKGYYDIWKNTRGVSGESLKIAKDMLLKGRHWKNKEAGTFHQADAATGQEGQEKEERRNLRRPIDPDRLNWEGRTPESQDPAYWESLIREDPRRSLSQDVPRPHNADDGLNLNHTEPLMASQDPNQGTDQGQNVREAEQTDQEPTLSAEMDQAESGRETPSVGQERHLFRLGDTQKGTEDQARAVNPDADQSGAVELSRPMGAEENILKQYEPSQQLGQNEPSETDDRQLGAAEPVRQKRWEVPKPEAEPVESNAQRINADRQMVQAEAHKGNRSIAAEQLKRADESQDDILRKESAGAETTDLTEKPTEERQQASSGEYKERVLIDHEVPLLGDSTPPGTTPEQRMAAEDSGARMTRLQREEPRTVPTLWRDKTDSSESDRSVSFPSRKAPALRSTGKQRNETAEVPNHLRLNPDDTGI
- a CDS encoding helix-turn-helix domain-containing protein, with protein sequence MDKLKNEKAELQVSGEYLRNLRLKKGLTLEQVAEVAGCSVGYLSHIERGSRRNPSYRVILGLAKMYGVSVEELIGKAEPPINTVDLIEQLYKADFVLYEGREIDVRDEFVAERIETGIRMGILWALDLIEQRKKEEG
- a CDS encoding S-layer homology domain-containing protein; the encoded protein is MLKRKLIAVMSSAALLSTLVGNAMAATSFTDVSADSPYASYIQDLSSKGIVSGVGNGQFAPTKTLTRAEMATFLVRAFGIPQNTSSSVAFTDIRGHWAESYIKSAYAAGMIAGKSATTFAPDAPVTREEAAQMVWNYLSKNGVQPSSGVYNLPNIGKLDSWAQSAVGNLMTHQLVGPSNFSDWTASMNRQEAAAVIDLAMQALEQANTQQPQPQPQPLPPVQTGGSIQYPFDATQIVINPTTNSNNLIDNGDGTFSLGNIKMTNSFINGYSKEEFTSHLQLFSQVKFKFDGNKVTVTVPDSGSSSVYWVIGGPDGGWNGEGPKTMTESDRVGVRLFNHDNAHTYAGAALLYQNGQWVVKYPNL
- a CDS encoding site-2 protease family protein; translated protein: MSSTGFLLSAALVVLIHELGHAAAQRMCGVPVHRIVWGRGPQLFRLCALEVRLLPLSGYVLPVGVLHARRRWQGVLIALSGVLAPWLVVGVMILIHATSYGWLREFFWGWMIWSVVGLGQLLPMRQRDGWWALVALGVLPAPHMDREGDS
- a CDS encoding YkgJ family cysteine cluster protein, whose product is MLRTCTKGCAHCCYQAIYVSETETRIILNWLRLNNIRFDPLLPIRLEKWNASFNRTELFLVDIQTDEFKEGYFHAHIPCPFLGSDNTCEIYPVRPLCCRHYFSVSAPEHCEKSPFVDDTIILRCWDLVVLMKLLLSRESTWLAGPTILEKKRNPTNA
- a CDS encoding helix-turn-helix domain-containing protein, which gives rise to MLGLTIRQCRQAKNLSQRDLAQRCGVKRETINRIETSRHIPNVKLLNTIAAALGMRGSELLRMAEDMEPESSGCLSEAGRRKSSPGPRTE
- a CDS encoding AAA family ATPase; translation: MVIVVIDELIQRSSQTAFSLQSLGKIYEARTPQEVQAILSREKAIDAFVVAGELGPGVVRKLRLEFSAPVYVYGDLSPGAVAEMYNAGAEDLFPYPLEPRWIRDQLSRFETSLKGFRRETKGDLQNIRPFGISESESDRDYADVTLKDEGPKRTFNRFIITSSVKGGEGKTTFLVQLGMILARKGQRLAILDADINGNVAQWIGADTVDDISEFGTRKSFSERDLEAMLVTHRPTGLKVLPSPLGTLEPLRWEVVRAAVEAYRPLFPCLMVDLAEGFSPTLEHLAKEYATDVVLMVSPDASRLQRSQRMLETMIRRGFPENKIQIIVNRVKKEADFRVVEAALSEVSEDVSIFPLPYHPDLDAPNSTGRPPIILSDPKSAYAKAFRRILEEGFHVKAGLHSESGAKKREVRNLSSPSGLSWKKLLRVVGIGG